A section of the Sphingomonas ginsenosidivorax genome encodes:
- a CDS encoding tetratricopeptide repeat protein, which produces MRGFSLIVLTLAGAATPALAAERTGYTQIAAGNMPAAEQRIVAERRIFPDRPELMLNLAAVYRQTGRDAQAKALYAAVLDKPAVALDTPSGAVVSSHALAERALARFAPQIATR; this is translated from the coding sequence ATGCGTGGATTTTCCCTGATCGTGCTCACCCTCGCCGGCGCGGCGACGCCCGCACTGGCAGCCGAACGTACCGGCTATACGCAGATCGCGGCCGGCAACATGCCCGCGGCGGAGCAGCGGATCGTCGCCGAGCGGCGCATCTTCCCCGATCGTCCCGAGCTGATGCTGAACCTCGCCGCCGTGTATCGACAGACCGGGCGCGACGCGCAGGCCAAGGCGCTCTACGCCGCGGTCCTCGACAAGCCGGCGGTAGCGCTGGATACACCGTCGGGCGCGGTGGTGTCGTCGCATGCGCTCGCGGAGCGCGCCCTCGCACGGTTCGCGCCGCAGATTGCGACGCGCTGA